TGGACATCCCCGGCCTCGACGGCCGCCCGATGCCGGGTACCGCTACCCGCCTCATGTACAAGTCCACCGACTCCGCCGGGCAGCCCGTCGCCGTGACCGGCGCCTACATCGAGCCCTCGGCGGGCTGGAAGGGGTCCGGCCCGCGCCCCCTGGTCGCCGTCGCCTCCGGCACCATGGGCCAGGGCGACCAGTGCGCACCGTCCTTCGCTCTTCAGCACCCGCTCACCCTCAACGGCGACACCGTCTCCGTCGGCTACGAGGCCCTGGCCATCTACCGGATCCTGGCCACCGGGGCGGCCGTCGTCGTCACCGACTACGTCGGCCTGGGCGCCACGGACCGCCTGCACACCTACGTCAACCGTCTCGACCAGGGGCACGCCCTGCTGGACGCGGCCCGCGCCGCGCGCTCCGTGCCCGGCGCCTCGGTCACCGCGGACTCCCGGACCGGCCTGTACGGCTACAGCCAGGGCGGCGGTGCCAGTGCCGCGGCCGCCGAGCTCCAACCCTCCTACGCCCCCGACGTACCCCTCGCCGGCACCTACTCCGGTGCGCCTCCCGCCGACCTGACCGCCGTCATGAAGGGCATCGACGGCAGCGCGCTCGCCGGCGCGATGGCCTGGTCGATCAACGGTTTCGCCCAGTCCGACCCCGACCTGCGCGCGGTCGTCGAGGCGAACATCAGCACCACCGGGAAGGCCGCCCTGACGGACGCCTCCACGATGTGCGTGGGTGACGCGATCTTCGGCTACGGATTCGCCAAGAGCAGCAAGTGGACCACCAGCGGCACATCCATCGGAGAGATCATCGCCGCCGAGCCCAAGGCCCGGGCCGCCCTGGACAAGCAGCGCATCGGAACGCTCAAGCCGGCCGGTCCCGTACGTCTGGCCACCGGCGTCAACGACGACATCGTCCCCCACGCGCAGGCCCGCCGACTGGCCGTCGACTGGTGCCGCAAGGGCGGCGACATCACCTACGACGCCGTCGTCCTGCCGAATCTCGGTGACAAGATCCTCACCAACCACCTGGTGCCTCTCCTCACCGACCAGGGCGAGGCGATCGGCTGGCTGACCGACCGGCTCGCGGGCAAACCGTCCACCTCCAACTGCTGGTCCATGCCGATCCAGCCCTGAGCCCCGACCGGCCCTCCGCACACCCCGGCGGGTGTCCAGCCGTGCACCGGTCGGCCTCAGCCGCGGCGAGCCTCGGCCGCACGGACGCCGGCCGGTGAAGGAT
This sequence is a window from Streptomyces parvus. Protein-coding genes within it:
- a CDS encoding lipase family protein, whose product is MSRTRTRFRSAAIPNPNPDQGAARPEEAGRHRLPPRLRLLACTLAAGTACAGLSAVPASAAGTPPVVSRGVTIPEFYTPPTELPAANGALIRTEALPLGLDIPGLDGRPMPGTATRLMYKSTDSAGQPVAVTGAYIEPSAGWKGSGPRPLVAVASGTMGQGDQCAPSFALQHPLTLNGDTVSVGYEALAIYRILATGAAVVVTDYVGLGATDRLHTYVNRLDQGHALLDAARAARSVPGASVTADSRTGLYGYSQGGGASAAAAELQPSYAPDVPLAGTYSGAPPADLTAVMKGIDGSALAGAMAWSINGFAQSDPDLRAVVEANISTTGKAALTDASTMCVGDAIFGYGFAKSSKWTTSGTSIGEIIAAEPKARAALDKQRIGTLKPAGPVRLATGVNDDIVPHAQARRLAVDWCRKGGDITYDAVVLPNLGDKILTNHLVPLLTDQGEAIGWLTDRLAGKPSTSNCWSMPIQP